The Alosa sapidissima isolate fAloSap1 chromosome 8, fAloSap1.pri, whole genome shotgun sequence genome contains a region encoding:
- the gle1 gene encoding nucleoporin GLE1 produces MPAESLRWETLEALKNSTKGKLKYNPDWLEKGEDILDGCNESPSLSPLSGLILKRLSTRPLQKTRSLCSPSRDTSPGLSEEEPLSSSLPTSPYQTLLSPASPRAASLLTLSSPPDSSSKQDDKQEEDDEQREADLSPVANPTPPPAISLMSPKATQVAGFIRICEEKHRAKAKAELNRRVELQERLVATVAGLESEQLKRFEELMELKQRQEFQSMRDMLDKEAQESLGRQEKLKEEHQKRIKILNLRLREAEQQRVREAELERQRQAEGRERLRALNAVQEEVLQLHQLLEPNTALDHAAIITRANQLCSQVSEVVRTTAEGEFPSVEDMVVVERALQDMRGLVRELQQQEAQETERRRRQQEEEEQRRQQEQLQAQQELEKKNAANAAKEKAKKRGLQNSADESTLKWFRELQEAANQCAQSFEDLNSTKDMQTKKVRMELQKAATIPVSQISSVSGSKLREVFDKIDKLLSGRPVVSGGKSVSTSLHPHGLEFVSYKLAEKFVKQGEEEVASHHEAAFPIAVVASGVWELHPRVGDLILAHLHKKCPYAVPYYPPMKEGTSVEDYQRILGYRVEDSGVEAQDSFLKRMSGMIRLYAAIILLRWPYTNKQGPDPHGLSHGWRWLAQMLNMEPLADVTATLLFDFLEVCGHELLKQYQGQFWKLLFLIKDDYFPRIEAVTSTGQMGSVMRLKQFLENALRTKQIPPPKGQLASGFWRT; encoded by the exons ATGCCTGCGGAAAGTTTAAGATGGGAAACTTTAGAAGCCTTGAAAAATTCAACAAAAGGGAAATTAAAATACAACCCGGATTGGCTTGAGAAGGGAGAG GACATCTTGGACGGCTGTAATGAGTCGCCAAGCCTGTCTCCGCTATCGGGACTCATCTTgaaaagactcagcactcggcCTCTGCAGAAGACTCGTTCCCTGTGCTCGCCCTCCCGGGACACCAGCCCGGGCCTGTCCGAAGAAGAGCCGCTGTCCAGCTCTCTCCCGACCAGCCCCTACCAGACGCTGCTCAGCCCGGCCTCGCCCCGCGCCgcctctctcctcaccctctcctctccaccggATTCCAGCTCGAAACAGGATGACAAACAG GAAGAGGACGATGAGCAGAGGGAGGCTGACCTCAGCCCAGTGGCCAACCCAACTCCGCCTCCCGCCATCTCGCTGATGTCACCAAAGGCTACCCAGGTGGCCGGGTTCATCCGCATCTGTGAGGAGAAACACCGCGCCAAAGCCAAG GCGGAGCTGAACCGACGTGTGGAACTACAGGAGCGTCTGGTTGCCACGGTAGCGGGCCTGGAGTCGGAGCAGCTGAAGCGCTTTGAGGAACTCATGGAGCTGAAGCAGCGACAAGAATTCCAAAGCATGAGGGACATGCTGGACAAAGA GGCACAAGAGAGCCTGGGACGCCAGGAGAAACTGAAAGAGGAGCATCAGAAACGAATCAAG ATCCTGAACCTGCGTCTGCGTGAGGCGGAGCAGCAGCGTGTGCGGGAGGCGGAGCTTGAGCGTCAGCGCCAGGCGGAGGGGCGGGAGCGTCTGCGGGCGCTCAACGCCGTGCAGGAGGAGGTGCTCCAGCTGCACCAGCTCCTGGAGCCCAACACCGCCCTCGACCACGCCGCCATCATCACCCGCGCCAACCAGCTCTGCTCCCAGGTGTCCGAGGTGGTGCGCACCACCGCCGAG ggtgagtTCCCGAGCGTGGAGgacatggtggtggtggagcgcGCGCTGCAGGACATGCGTGGGCTGGTGCgggagctgcagcagcaggaggCGCAGGAGACTGAGCGCAGGAGgaggcagcaggaggaggaggagcagcggcgCCAGCAGGAGCAGCTACAGGCCcagcaggagctggagaagaagAACGCTGCCAACGCCGCCAAGGAGAAGGCCAAGAAACGGG GCTTACAGAACAGTGCAGATGAGAGCACCCTCAAGTGGTTCAGAGAACTACAGGAAGCAGCCAATCAGTGTGCGCAGTCTTTTGAAGACCTGAATAGCACAAAGGACATGCAG ACTAAGAAGGTTCGAATGGAGCTTCAGAAGGCTGCTACCATCCCTGTCAGCCAAATCTCAAGTGTGTCAG GCTCCAAGCTGAGGGAAGTCTTTGACAAGATTGACAAGCTGTTGTCAGGGCGACCCGTGGTCTCCGGGGGCAAGTCTGTGTccacctccctccatccccatgGCCTGGAGTTTGTGAGCTATAAACTGGCGGAGAAATTTGTG AAACAAGGCGAGGAGGAGGTGGCGTCTCATCACGAGGCGGCGTTTCCCATCGCCGTGGTGGCCTCGGGCGTGTGGGAGCTGCATCCCAGGGTGGGCGACCTCATCCTGGCGCACTTGCACAAGAAGTGCCCCTACGCCGTGCCCTACTACCCACCCATGAAGGAGGGCACCTCCGTGGAGGACTACCAGAG GATCCTGGGATACCGCGTGGAGGACTCTGGAGTAGAGGCGCAGGACAGCTTCCTGAAGAGGATGTCTGGGATGATCCGCCTGTACGCCGCCATCATTCTGCTCAGATGGCCGTACACTAATAAACAAGGG CCGGACCCACACGGCCTGAGCCACGGCTGGCGCTGGCTGGCCCAGATGTTGAACATGGAGCCTCTGGCGGACGTCACGGCGACGCTCCTCTTCGACTTCCTGGAG gTGTGTGGTCATGAGCTATTGAAGCAGTACCAGGGTCAGTTCTGGaaactcctcttcctcatcaagGACGACTACTTTCCCAG GATTGAGGCCGTCACGAGCACGGGTCAGATGGGCTCCGTTATGCGGCTGAAGCAGTTCCTGGAG AATGCTTTGAGAACCAAACAGATCCCGCCTCCAAAAGGCCAGCTGGCCTCTGGCTTCTGGAGGACCTGA
- the seta gene encoding SET nuclear proto-oncogene a, whose protein sequence is MSASAAKVSKKELNSNHDGAEETSEKEQQEAIEHIDEVQNEIDRLNEQASEEILKVEQKYNKLRQPFFQKRSELIAKIPNFWVTTFVNHPQVSALLGEEDEEALHYLTRVEVTEFEDIKSGYRIDFYFDENQYFDNKVLSKEFHLNESGDPTSKSTEIKWKSGKDLTSRSGQTQNKAGRKRQHEEPESFFTWFTDHSDSGADELGEVIKDDIWPNPLQYYLVPDMDDEGEGEDDEEDEEGLEDIDEEGEDDGEEDEDEEDGDDGEDDDGEDD, encoded by the exons AAAAAGAGCAACAGGAAGCCATCGAACACATTGACGAAGTACAGAATGAAATTGACAG ACTTAATGAGCAAGCAAGCGAGGAAATATTGAAAGTTGAACAGAAATACAACAAACTCCGTCAGCCATTCTTTCAGAAGAGGTCAGAACTGATCGCCAAAATCCCCAACTTCTGGGTCACAACTTTCGTCAACCACCCtcaag TCTCTGCTCTGCTTGgtgaagaggatgaggaggcaCTTCATTATCTGACCCGGGTGGAGGTGACTGAGTTTGAAGACATCAAGTCAGGATACAGAATAGATTTT TACTTCGATGAAAATCAGTACTTTGACAACAAAGTTCTTTCCAAAGAGTTCCACCTGAACGAAAGTGGGGACCCAACTTCAAAGTCTACAGAAATCAAATGGAAATCGGGAAAG GACCTCACAAGTCGGTCTGGGCAGACGCAGAACAAGGCCGGCAGGAAGAGGCAACACGAGGAGCCAGAGAGCTTCTTCACCTGGTTCACCGACCATTCCGACTCAGGGGCTGACGAGCTTGGCGAGGTCATCAAGGATGACATTTGGCCCAATCCCCTGCAGTACTACCTg GTGCCTGACATGGATGATGAGGGTGAGGGggaagatgatgaggaggatgaggagggtcTGGAAGACATAGACGAGGAGGGTGAAGATGAtggagaagaggatgaggacGAAGAAGATGGGGATGATGGAGAG GATGACGACGGGGAGGACGACTAG